Proteins encoded together in one Eubalaena glacialis isolate mEubGla1 chromosome 7, mEubGla1.1.hap2.+ XY, whole genome shotgun sequence window:
- the IL17F gene encoding interleukin-17F, whose protein sequence is MTLLRDMAVVKSLLLLTLGLTLLGEVAARKTPKAGDPALCPALEDHTVRVDIRILRQTQGALLSHDFQNRSSSPWDYNITRDPHRFPSEIAEARCRHTGCIDAEGKEDSSVNSVPIQQEFLVLRRESQGCSRSFRLEKVRVTVGCTCVTPIVRYVRGLRAADQLS, encoded by the exons GTCAAGTCCCTGCTGCTGTTGACATTGGGGCTGACCCTCCTGGGGGAGGTGGCAGCTCGGAAAACCCCCAAAGCTGGGGACCCTGCCCTCTGTCCCGCTCTGGAGGACCATACTGTGAGGGTTGATATCCGCATCCTCAGGCAGACCCAGGGCGCTCTCCTCTCACACGACTTCCAGAACCGCTCCAGCTCCCCCTGGGATTACAA CATCACCCGGGACCCCCACCGGTTCCCCTCCGAGATCGCAGAGGCCCGGTGCAGGCACACGGGCTGCATCGACGCCGAGGGGAAGGAAGACAGCTCCGTGAACTCCGTCCCCATCCAGCAAGAGTTCCTGGTCCTCCGGAGGGAGTCCCAGGGTTGCTCTCGCTCCTTCCGGCTGGAGAAGGTGCGGGTGACTGTTGGTTGCACCTGTGTCACCCCCATCGTCCGCTACGTGCGTGGCTTGAGGGCGGCAGATCAGCTCAGCTGA